ATACTTGCAGCAGATACCGCTGCCAAAACAGCAAAAGTAAACCTTATAGAAATAAGAATAGCAAGGGGAATGTGTGGCAAGTCATACTTGCTGCTTACAGGCGAACTTGCTGCTGTTGAAGCATCAATTAATGCAGGATGCAAAATCTTAGAAAAGTCTGGTATGCTTTTGAATAAATCTGTAATACCAAATCCTGATAAATCTATTTGGGAGAAGATTGTGTGACCATTAAAAAACAGATAAAAAAAGAAAATACAATATATAACATTATTAAAACAAAAAAATAATAAAAAAATTAATAAAAAATATTAAAAACAAGAAGGAATTTAACAAAAAACGTCGAATATATATAATAGTTAAATTAATAAACATATAATTGTTTAGATTAGATGAAAAATAATAAATTATTTTTATTTAAGAAAGATGTAAAAATGCTTTATTATAGAATTAGGTAAACGTTGAATTAGGGAGGATTTAAGCGTAATGATTAAATTAGTAAAACCAATTAATAAGGCTAAAATAGGTTTATATACAGTTGGTTTAAAAGCCTATTGGAATCAATTTGAAGGTTTGAAAGAGAGAATAATAGAGTATGGGAAATTTATTGAATCTCGTTTATGTGATTTGGGAGAGGTTTACAACTTTGGACTTGTTGACGATGAGATAACTGCTAGATGTGCTGGTGAATGGTTTAATTCAAAGAATGTTGATATAGTTTTTTGTCATTCTGCTACGTATTGCACAAGTTCGTCAATGTTACCAGTGCACCAAATTTGCAAGGCGCCTTTAATAATATTAAATTTACAACCTACGGCAAGAATGAATTATGAGAAAACTTCAACAGGTGAATGGCTAGCTCATTGTGGTGCATGTCCTGTTCCTGAATTTACAAATGCTTTGAATCGTTCAGGAATTAGATATAGAATTGTTAATGGATTGCTTGGCATGGATAAAACACCTGAGATATCAGTTACAGATGAAAACACATCGCAAAGAAAAGAAGCATTAAGAGCATGGAAAGAGATTAGCGAGTGGGTTCAAGCGGCTACTGTGAAACGAACATTACAATATAGTCGTTTTGGCTTTCTTGGAAATAATTATAGTGGGATGTTGGATATGTATAGTGACTTTACAATGGTTCAAGCGCAATTTGGAATACATGTTGAGATTTTAGAGATGGATGATTTAAATAGATGCTTGGATAAAGTCACTCAAGATGAAATTGAAGAAAAAATGATGCAAGTAAATGAATTTTTTCAAATCAGTGGTGATTCGCCATCTGATCCAATAGCAAAAAAACCATCTGATGAACAATTGGAATGGTCATGTAAAGTTGCTGCAGCACAAGAAAGATTAGTAAAAGAATATGATCTTGACGCACTTGCTTATTATTATCATGGGTATGAAGGCAGTTTCTATGAAAAATTGCAAAGTGGATTTATTGTTGGTCATTCAATACTTACTGCAGAAGGAGTGCCTTGTGCAGGTGAAGGAGATTTAAAAACTGCTATTGCAATGAAAATATGTGATATTTTAGGAAAAGGCGGTAGTTTTTCGGAAATAGTAGCTGTTGATTATGATTTAGAGACAATTATAATGGGACATGATGGACCATTTCATATTCTAATTTCGGATGGTAAACCTATATTAAGAGGTATGGGATTATACCATGGGAAAAAAGGTAGCGGAGTTTCGGTAGAAGCAAAAGTAATTTCTGGTGCTGTTACTACTCTTGGAATAACCCAAACAGTTGATAGGAAAATGAAAATGATTATAAGTGAGGGAGAAGCGATTAAAGCTCCAATATTGATGATAGGAAATACTCAAACGCATATTAAATTTAATTGTCATCCAGATGAATATATGAATCGCTGGTTTATAGAAGCACCTACGCATCATTTTGCATTATCTGTAGGTCATAATGCATCTATCTTTGAAAAGATAGCTTATATGCTGGATTTAGATAAAGTCATTATTTGAATACTGTAAAAGTTTTCTATAA
The nucleotide sequence above comes from Thermoanaerobacterium sp. CMT5567-10. Encoded proteins:
- a CDS encoding L-fucose/L-arabinose isomerase family protein, with translation MIKLVKPINKAKIGLYTVGLKAYWNQFEGLKERIIEYGKFIESRLCDLGEVYNFGLVDDEITARCAGEWFNSKNVDIVFCHSATYCTSSSMLPVHQICKAPLIILNLQPTARMNYEKTSTGEWLAHCGACPVPEFTNALNRSGIRYRIVNGLLGMDKTPEISVTDENTSQRKEALRAWKEISEWVQAATVKRTLQYSRFGFLGNNYSGMLDMYSDFTMVQAQFGIHVEILEMDDLNRCLDKVTQDEIEEKMMQVNEFFQISGDSPSDPIAKKPSDEQLEWSCKVAAAQERLVKEYDLDALAYYYHGYEGSFYEKLQSGFIVGHSILTAEGVPCAGEGDLKTAIAMKICDILGKGGSFSEIVAVDYDLETIIMGHDGPFHILISDGKPILRGMGLYHGKKGSGVSVEAKVISGAVTTLGITQTVDRKMKMIISEGEAIKAPILMIGNTQTHIKFNCHPDEYMNRWFIEAPTHHFALSVGHNASIFEKIAYMLDLDKVII